The following are encoded in a window of Haloarcula laminariae genomic DNA:
- a CDS encoding gluconate 2-dehydrogenase subunit 3 family protein, with the protein MTERPGEERAAMSEPTRRQMLAALSGAAVGAGAYGYGGRSSGTDTLTEGHPASRVHVETATAVAAAIYPTSVAVEESFVENAVFRRVEPASGHFEALVDSIEAVDSHARARFGGSVTKLSPATRRRVLTSMGVTAVHPMPDGTTAERVRFYLVNDLLYALFTSPRSRPLTGIENPPGHPGGLEAYRRAPEDE; encoded by the coding sequence ATGACTGAGCGACCCGGCGAGGAACGGGCCGCGATGTCGGAACCGACACGACGGCAGATGCTCGCGGCGCTGAGTGGTGCCGCCGTCGGTGCCGGTGCCTACGGGTACGGCGGACGGTCGTCGGGAACGGACACACTGACCGAGGGCCACCCTGCGTCCCGCGTGCACGTCGAGACCGCGACCGCGGTCGCCGCCGCAATCTATCCGACGTCGGTGGCGGTCGAGGAGTCGTTCGTGGAGAACGCCGTCTTCCGCCGAGTGGAACCTGCCTCCGGCCACTTCGAGGCGCTCGTCGACAGCATCGAGGCCGTCGATAGTCACGCCAGAGCGAGGTTCGGCGGGTCGGTGACCAAGCTGTCGCCGGCCACGCGCCGGCGGGTCCTCACGTCGATGGGCGTGACGGCGGTCCATCCGATGCCGGACGGCACTACCGCCGAGCGGGTCCGGTTCTACCTGGTGAACGACCTGCTGTACGCGCTCTTTACCTCGCCGCGAAGTCGACCGTTGACCGGAATCGAGAACCCGCCGGGGCACCCGGGCGGCCTGGAGGCGTATCGCCGAGCACCGGAGGACGAATGA